In Setaria italica strain Yugu1 chromosome IX, Setaria_italica_v2.0, whole genome shotgun sequence, the genomic stretch ttCAGTTTGTAAAAGATAGCTGCCGttaccttcacagattttgtctCTGGGTTTCAAAACAGTTATGTATGGCAACTTGATAAACAAATCTGTACACAGAAATTACCTCTCCCCTATGGATATCACTACTGGATGCAAACCCACTCTTAATCTCTGTGAAAGTACTAACTCAAATGTAGTAGCCCTACTACTACTGTAGCTTCTCTGAACACAAAACTCTGCAAGTCTCAACAAGAGCAACCACCTGATTTCTGCTCCACCTGCGCATTTGCGCCTGAAGCTGACGACCCTGTGGAAGGTCTGAGGTTTATGTCGACCATGTCCTCCTGCTTTGCTGACGAGATCGCGTCCAGCCCAGGAAGGGATCCAGCGATCTTGCGGAACAGAGGCTGCAGGATCCAAGTGTTCCGTAAGAATTGTCAGATGTTTGAGCAGTCATCGATGAGCAATAGAGAGCTTTTGCAAGTGAAAGTTAATATGTGAGTTGGAACCTTGATGTTGAACCCAGCCTTTGCACTGGTTTCTATGAACATGGCACCATGCTCCTGTGCTTTGGCTTCTCCTTCGTCAGTGGACACTTTCCTGGTTACATACAAAGATTAAAATTGGGCAGGCTAGTTGTCTACTTCATACAAAAGCATAAAAATGGAGTAAGACATTGTCAATGGAAATGGAATAATAAACTGGTATTATAAGAATGGCTGAAATTCACAGCTATAAACCTCTTGTCGACAATGTCAGTTTTATTTCCGACAAGGAAGATGAGCACATCGCCACCTCTTTGTGTATTCACTTCCTCGATCCACTTTGACGTATTCAGAAAGGATTGCCTGTCTGCAAAGAAGGATGACATGAGCCGGCATTGTGCATACATTTTCACCTAACTCGTTAAAAAAACATTGCCTGAAACAAATAATCCAACACAGTAGTAGCTTTTCTGAAAGAAAAATCTGAAATCAGCATGTCCAATTGTATGGCTAATTGATCTTTGGAAGTTGGAAATTAAGCACGAGTGTCAAAAATTCTCTACAAGGTGCTAATTCATGTCCCACTTTGCGTGGAAAGCAAAGCTTACATAACGTACGCTAGTGGGAAATGTTTTGGAGACGGTCAACTTACCAGTCACATCGTAAACGATGACGGCCACGGAGGAGTCTCTGATGTAGCTCGGGATCAGGCTCCGGAACCTCTCCTGCCCAGCTGTGTCCCTGCACATTTTCACATTTACGAACTCAATCTCTAGCAGTCAATTTGCGCGATTTCTTTCAGTGTATTGGAATTTGGAAAAGAGATTTCGACAGATCGATCTTCTCTCTAGTCACGAGTAAGCACAAGCGAACTACATGGGCAATCAGACGATCCACAAAGCAGAAGGTTCAGTTACGAGTTCAGAGTCGGAAGGAGTTGTTTGGATACGTACCAGAGCTGGAGGCGGACGGTGCGATCCTCGAGGTACATCGTCTTGGACAGGAAGTCGATCCCGATCGTCGCCTGCATCGAGAAGCAGAGGGGGGGTCATCAGATTTCGCCGATCGGCGGCCTCAAAACACACAAGAGAACTCTCCATTCGAGAGAGGAGCAGAGAACCgagggtcgccggcggcggcgcgacggagaTAAACCCACCTGGTAGGTGTCGTCGAACTTGTCGTACATGAAGCGGGTGATGATGGCCGTCTTGCCCACGGCCTGGTCGCCCAGGAACACCAGCTTGTACTTGGCCAGCGCCGACACCACCGGCGCCATGGGATCCCCGTCACcg encodes the following:
- the LOC101777999 gene encoding ras-related protein RABH1b yields the protein MAPVVSALAKYKLVFLGDQAVGKTAIITRFMYDKFDDTYQATIGIDFLSKTMYLEDRTVRLQLWDTAGQERFRSLIPSYIRDSSVAVIVYDVTDRQSFLNTSKWIEEVNTQRGGDVLIFLVGNKTDIVDKRKVSTDEGEAKAQEHGAMFIETSAKAGFNIKPLFRKIAGSLPGLDAISSAKQEDMVDINLRPSTGSSASGANAQVEQKSGGCSC